From one Lineus longissimus chromosome 3, tnLinLong1.2, whole genome shotgun sequence genomic stretch:
- the LOC135484782 gene encoding uncharacterized protein LOC135484782: MKYGWRVPHNYQSLVVREVCQAIIDEYMPEVMTCPTTPEGWRAISDKFLQKWNFPHTCGALDGKHIACKCPPKSGSQYFNYKGFYSVVLMALVDAEYKFIWSDLGGTGSASDAQIYNNSEIKEFAEDGTIGFPAPDPLPNDYQDDDEVFLPFPRPRVDDVFFLGGMLTVRRLLQ; encoded by the coding sequence ATGAAGTACGGATGGAGGGTACCCCACAACTACCAGTCACTCGTCGTCAGAGAGGTCTGCCAAGCCATCATCGATGAGTACATGCCCGAGGTGATGACCTGTCCCACCACTCCTGAGGGATGGCGTGCCATATCTGACAAGTTCCTTCAGAAGTGGAACTTCCCCCATACATGTGGTGCGCTAGATGGGAAGCACATTGCCTGCAAGTGTCCTCCAAAGAGTGGTTCCCAATACTTTAACTACAAGGGATTTTACTCTGTTGTACTCATGGCCCTTGTAGACGCGGAGTACAAGTTCATCTGGTCAGACCTCGGTGGTACAGGATCAGCATCAGACGCACAGATCTACAATAACTCTGAAATCAAGGAATTTGCTGAAGACGGTACCATCGGATTCCCTGCCCCAGATCCTTTACCCAATGACTaccaggatgatgatgaggtaTTCTTGCCTTTTCCTCGGCCTCGTGTTGACGATGTCTTCTTCTTGGGAGGCATGTTGACAGTTCGACGTCTACTGCAATAA